TtcgaatattactttttttcatacatattacATGCATCAAAGCTTTCAATTGCTTTTTCCAAAAATCTATCTCATAAACATATAACTTATCTATTGCTACCATTtgttaagaatattattaaatagccaaccatcttatttaaattttacacacatattttaatttataagagtCGTCTAGACACTATTAAAACTATTACTCTGACTCAGTTAACATCATGAATATTCAAAAGGACCCTTTTTGCTTAAAACAACgatacaaaaaatgaattaaaacgaTGATATAAGGCGAAAGTGGTTTAAAACTTGTAGACAAAAGGTCAGTGTGTCTTTTAAGCTGCGCATATCTTGTGATGAAAAAGGCAGGTTCACCGTATTTTTCTCGACTTGGCCTAAAAATATATGATGTTAGTAATTTAAGAATCTTTTCAACAATTGAAAAAGTCTATATAAGTTCTCATtaatcaacttaaaaataattgaaaagcatAATAGAAACAACTTATAGCAGTGAATAGGCAAGTCATAGTTTTGCTTATCTAATCTCAAGAACTGGCCcataaataacaaacaaacaaaatatataagtaaaataataaaatattttttcggtCCATAATTAAAAGCAATCGTAGGCTCTGCGGCTGCTTCGAGCGTATAACTTAATGTTACATTTTCTTTCTCAGCGAAGCTATTAgacttagaaacttaaaattaggaAGGCGTGGAGAAaacaacaatgaaataaaaaaatttaccattgAATTATTATCTCAGggattatttattaactgttaaatatGTAGGAGAAAATACCATATGAGCCGTTCTACAGGCCGCAGGAATGCAActataaagttgaaatttaaaatgctgaaaaaaccatatttgtttataaacttaacgcagaattttttttggcattccagtttgttagaaaatttaaaaaattttgagtacttttttttacaattttttttttaacttttttccgCTTTAAGTTACAGTTTGTTTTGTTGAGCAAAATCTGTTAGActtagaaactttaaattaagatGGAGTATCAGAAAACGTCTAAGAAAttcattggaataaaaaaatttaaaactcaattattAGTTCGAAAATTATCAGCTGTTAAACTTGAAgtaaaaaagaactgttttgaCTGATCTATTGCGTTCTTAAATGAAATGACTGAGTTGAAATTTGACACGCTGATAGGGCcaatttcaattatgaaattaatgacAGTCTGTTTCGAAACTCTGATTagttcgaaagttattgcaattcaaatgcttttttgaaatattttttttcttttacttaataattatttttctgttgctgttgaatatatttatttctctcgtgattttcatttcataaactTGCATTTGACTTGAtgtcaaaagtaacaaaatgaataaattaaaaataagagagaTTTGATGTTGCTAgatacaaatgtttaaattttatcgaaatttttacaaatatgaaGACTGAAGAAAGATAAAAGCTAATTTCAAACGCTAATATAAATTGTTACAGGATAGAAGGCTATcattatacaccgaagagccattaaattatgaccaccctgctaataacatgtaagaccacctttagccctcaaaactgatAGCACCCgccatggcattgattccacaaggtgctgataggtagtctgaggtatctggtaccaagcgctcaccaactggtcctgcaattccctcacattgcgagggggtagcgtggcagcacgaatttggttttccaagtaggaccacaaatgctctattggattaaggtcaggtgaatttgggggccaagacatgacttgaaagtcactggaatgttcctcgaaccaatccatgacgattcgacccttatgacatggtgcattatcctgttggtaaacaccatcccccgcaggaaaaactgttgctatgaatgggtgaacctggtctgcaactatgttcaagtagcttacagacgtcagggattgttctatgaggattatggatcttaatgtgccccatgaaaacattgctcctgggcgagaaaccatgaaaacctgggtgagtccattgttatagatggagggtggacataatgtaatggctcttcggtgtatattgttaacaagtaaaattactcGACATTTATTAGTTCTTGTTCTGTTGCACATTCTGTATTCCTATatttagttgcttttttttaagtacagttgatattttttttataaatgtatcattttatttcgtaacagtaaccaaattatgaaatgtgctcacataaaattatgatataaaataaaattattattacttaaaattattgtacattaaataaacaaaatgatattttcattgatatttaaaatatatttttcatcgacaaaaaagcaataataaattagatGCAATCCTGGGGGTTCATGAGCGAATCGAATAGTTTCCGGAGTCTCctaaccataaaaaaaagaaagattggGGATCTTAGTATTAAAAACTGAAGTAAAAGGGTATTAATAGATATTTGCTTCTTACTGAAAatggttatttaattattatatttataaacttagttATATGATGATAATTTTAGGCTACTACAATAAGTTTTTCATCATATCAAggaaagaaagagagaaaatttttaaatctcttcaaAATTTTCGTCTCTCTGAATACGAAAAATGGTGGCTTTACACCACTGTGTGTTTCATTATGATCGACacttaatttgtgaaaatcaaAACTGAATGAAGACTTTTGCTtagctttaaaatgtattgtttaaagAGTGCATCAAAGCATTATTCCTTGAGACCGATAAAccaaaattaagaacaaaactttttatcattttaaaaacatcaagactttttcattaaattatgctCATTGCCTAACTACTAATATGAATCTTAagtctaataaatttaattatactgaaACATTGGTTCACAAACTTACGAAAATAAAACGATGCTACAGCAATGCAATATTAGCAAACTAtcacatatttaattgaaacgaaaataataatttcggaATAACGTTAGAACTAAtacataagttattttttcgaTACAATTAAGTTACGATGCATAcacacaaattcataaaatgaaatttgcatttaacTTGCGGATCGCAAAGACGCTTTTCCCAATATtacaccaaagtcaagcatcactgcctgctgtcagtaagcgggtaggtgaccactttgatcagtcggCGTAAGGCCGTTCTCGTTaagctgttctaccgtaaagtgctcaaatTCACCCACAGttcatcgggctaccaaagcggaggAGTCATCCCCTTtacaaaggatcaaaattgtaatggtaTGTCTTCTGATCATCTCCAGAGATATTTCCCAGACAGCTGTCGACtgcccattatgcagctctagtgcgacgtgaaTAAAGTACCGATTTACCcagataatgttaaaataaatatgacttaGGCTTAATCGGCAGAACAGAAACAAAACCGGAAAGAacttaaatactataaaatgatttaatataattcatagATATGTACAAATTAagataaacaatataaataaaattgtgaggacttaaatataagaaaatcgAAATCTAAAGATACGCATGTTAGCAAAAAAGGCACTTCTGGTGCCTTTCTGTTGTCGGTGGCAATAACCAAAAACCGATAGTGCCCCGAGGCTCCATAgtggaaaataaaatgagaCAATAATGCAATacctaaaaattcaaaatttgaatatttcaaataatccaCGAAAGATGCTAATGAACGTAATCTCGGTGTTATTGGAATTTGAATTTAACCACAATATTTAAAGTGCATATGAAAACTCGATTTGCTGTTGATCCAAAATTTAGATTCACACAGTATTTTGGATTGTTCAATGTATTACTCAAAGGAGTATAACACCATAGCTTTTGCTGTGTACAAACTACCTGGTAGTACAAATAAGGTTTTAGTAAtcagtactttaaaaatttaagatttatcaTGTTATTAATAGTATgatgagaaagaaaatatagtatcggaaaattatgaatttgcTATTGAATATATTAATCTATGGGATTATTcaagataaaaactatttcttcaaattaaaattcaagtacAAAACTTTTGAATACAAAGCCTACAATTGTAAGCCtatgattcataaaattaactCTTTAAACGCTGTCGAATAAAACAGCTGCAAttcagataaaaagaaattttatttaaactatactctataaatttataatgaaaaacttgGTAAggacattggaaaaaaaatctgttaatcaAGCATCGTTTTTATGTGGTTTATCCCATTGcagtaatttatttgtttgttttttctttaaatatatatttgtgttgTCATAcgtttaatttctaatttgcGACGGTGCTGATAATTGTATCAAAATTTGGCATTTGTCAACAACAACTTCAACTTAGagaactttaaagaaaaaaaaaatcattatatatttaagcGGTTAGTGGTACTTATTTCCatcaattcatatttaataaatttaagttattttgatttacttcactttatttaatataaatattccaGATTTGCGATTCAAACTTAGTGatgtgaattttttatgttacttataaattctaattgtattaaaaattaactatccactgttaattttaaaaaaatatcttgccATCAAATTAACGTGATATTATAGAAATCGTCTTTTAAGtaccttattaattattttcaattgtaaaaatgATCAATTTCAAGACTGGGTTACTTCCCTGTCCCTGCCAGAGTTTAACTCTGTGTTATGCCACCTTTTGCGAATTGTCCTTCTAATGAAGGAACTTAGGTAGGTCAAAACGTATCCCCACCGACCACAGTattgacataaaattttctcagtggtagacgaatcatgggttcaAATCATCAAAACAGTGGGCTGCCCATGAGAGATTGTGTGGGTTTTTTCTCTGTGTACCACAAAGGAGTTAGTTTcactcaaaaagtcctccacttgCCATagtacttgatccagtagtttCTTTGCATACTAGGTTCAGTtcaaattacaagactacgtgGTTGAACACTAGTAGTCGCAAATACCATATGAATTGATTGTTCAACACTAGCAAGTATTTAAAATACCAAAGAAAGAATTCAAAGCGATCGCCATTTaggcaagaatttttttctagattcaTTACATCAAATCAtcgaaatcattaaaataatcgaataattctctttttttttcatgttttcattAATCCAAACAATGTAGCGCGAGGAATTAAACTTTCAACTGGTAAGAAGTCACAAACACTTCTTCGAATAGAGTTTTTacgccattttcaaaatcaacATTTCAGGCTTTAACTAAAGATAGATTGCTTAAACAATTATGAATACCTCTTACGATTTTAGACCagtttaaaagtaatgaaataacgtaatttcatataattttctttgttttatttaatccaCGCTATATAGTAATGgcaaatgttcaaaataaaaaaaattatcagtatattaatgtaagaaaaaaaatcaaaattttatatcatgtccttctgatgaaaaagtaaatatattacaaaaagaaagtGAGCCATTTCTTCACTAAGTTTATACGCTTCCTCGGGGaacaattgctattttttaaaaatattttcaatgtaaaataaaacacgagttgtattttaatcaaaaattttgacaaaaaatcgataataaaataaaattggagtAGTTTGTCTTAAACAGAATTAAgcttttttagtataaaatggATTAAATGATGTTAcgaataattacttaatatgtAGAAATGCTACTTAGtcctattaatttaaataagactaATGACGTACATCCCCAATAaaagaatctatttttttaaagtgtgtcatcaaaatactttttagtacAGAATCATGTGTGATTAATAGCGTATTGATGCTATTTTAAACAGATGAAATGGCCGTTCAGCTAAAAATCATAACCGTGGAACAACTCGAAAAGTGTGCCAAACGCACATGTCTAATATTCGACCTCTAAtctatattttgtcatttattggagagatttttcttccttctttctCCAGGAAACCGAGATACGCTCCAAGGTTTAATAGGACACATCAGTAATTTTAATCGAatacttaagtttttaatttattttttttcttttatttatttatttttttgtccttgaaaaataagacaaattaaGGAAGGTGTTGAACTTAACGTTACTTTTGGAAAAGGTGTTCATTAAAGTTCcttcataaaagaaaagaaaacagagTTTGagtggtttaaaatttaattataaactatataacTTTGAACTAtataactctaattttttatttaaaactatatatactatcttgcagaaaaaaattgtctagACTTATagattgagaattttttaaataaatattaagctttaaaaaatcgCTAATTTGGAGGGATTTTCCACCTAactgaaaaatacttataaggAAGGTAACCAATGTGTAACTTACCAATcaggcttaatttttttttacaggcagatttttttgtctatttcgtagtaattattaacttataaattatcATGAACTTAAATTATTCAGATTCTTATGAAAACTAGAACTAATAAAGTAATCACCacatattttttcaaggggAAGTAGGAGCTAGCACCAGAATATGtttcttaaacttatatttttgcaCAGTTCTGTGTATGCATATTGATATGTATATACAGGATATTCCATAAAGACAAttcttaatatacatttttaaaattcaagtcaaaaatggaattaaaaaaattagcacattattgcttaaaaatttataagtttaatttttcatattttgacagCTTTTTGTCTGTTCctcatttaaattgtaattggtGAACcccaatttacatatttttcttatttatgttcttttatattttatatccgtcgttgaacagccgacccaattttgggtttacgactactaaagttcaactccgtaaccttgtaattttgaactaatccagaagacaaggaaactcctagatcactacccccagagatattgattagtttagggaacatggaggactttgcgactcgacatatttaacgcgcatcagtcaccatttacgacacggggagtcttcggcaggctGGGATCAAACCCAGGAACTCTTGGACATAGGCCCAGtgctctaccaaccaggctatcccggctctTACTTCATGTTTGTCAAAGATACTGAGAATATATATCAATGccagtattttaaaaactctctGCATACACCTAAAGAACTCAACGGCACTAATGCTGTTTACGTTAAAAGCAGTTATCGCTATCAGGtctaaattacttttacaaaagCCATTCAATAAAAAGACAATTTGTATCAATactatacataatatatatttttggtgcataatttgttttttttattttgaatatgtataatgatatttcattttgtatctaAAAAAGTCCTTATTATTCGTTatcattaatatgaaataaataattaaattaaatattttataataatcattagTTAACTTTTTCAATCGCTGTGATCTTATCTAAATTGTATCTCAAATTCAGActgctttttacaaaaattgatcATTTCCTACGGAAAAATAAGAACACAAGATGGATTTATTGCATGAATCTAAACTTTGTACTTTgacaacaattaatttaatgcaaagttaaaattttagagaaaatatataattctgttTAGTGACaagaattgatttaaattattgcaaaaccTTTCTAGATAtacttcaaaaaacttttttatgaaccAAATGGGTTTTTAGGACATTTATGATGTTAAACtgagacaatatttttttttatatccaatGTCGCGAAATTGACAAACTCTTAACAAGAAGAAGAATATGCAGATGAAATAGATGAGAGAGAAAAGTCAATGACTCATTAGCAGAAGTCTAGCACTCCAATATCTTTTCACTTCGGAGTCTCCGCGTACAGCCGAACATCCCATCAAATGCTTCCTATCAATTAATTCGAATTTCCTACAGAGTGGGCAATTCGGACTCGTAAAAATACCAATGCGGTGGAGGTGGTGCGCAAGACAGTCATGACCCACCGTAAGTCTAAATTCTACCGCAGTCTTTTCACGGGGTCTGTCTGAAATGTCCCGGTCTAAAATGTTCACCCAACTTTTCAGGGATATACGGGAAGAAAGGGCCACTTTCCAATTTTTccacattaaatttttgatgtagAATTTCGTGGAATGAAAGGATCTATTGGAATTTGGTTGTTGGATTATTTTTGTGCCTTTTTTTGCCAACATATCAGCTTGTTCATTGCCGTAGATATTGCAATGTCCTGGGATCCATTGTAAAGTAACTTGACGACCATCGATCTTCAGTTTCTCCAAGAGGGCCCGAGAATCTTGTATATTCTTGGATATGGGCATTTTCTTAGATGCAATAGCCTGTATGGCAGCTTTGGAGTCAGAGAGAATAACAACCTTTTTGTAGAGGTGTCTTGGAATGAGCTGCTTCTGTGCCACATTGAGCGCTGTTACCTCTCCGTCAAAGGCGGTTCTATGTTTCCCAACCGGCACATGAAAGGAAAAGATAGAAGAATATATACCCAACATTTGATGAGAGGTCAGTAAAGGAGCCACCTGTGTAAACATGCAGCCACTCGGACTCGGGATAGAGGGTATGGATGGTCAAGAATCTTTAAGCTGCTTAGAGGCTTTTAGTGGCTGGGTAAGATCCAATCTAGTAGATATCTCCACGTAGTTAACAGGGTTAGGGATTTCTAAGAAACCCTAGATAATTTCATCATCAAGCTCTAACTCTGCACTTAATTCTAGAACTTTCTGCAAGAAACCATTTTGAGTCTTTAGTTGTCTCGGTACATTTTGATAGCAGTTCCGAAACGGTACGTTGGTTCTAATTAACTTTTAGTAAAGTATAGGAGATTTCTCTTCTATAATCAACCATATTGGTCCTGTGTTAGTTAGGAGTAACAACGAGTCAATAGGAGTTGTTTTCAATGCACCGACAATCAGCCCGAGGGCCTGGTTTTGTAATAATTCGAGTTTTTCGATTAAGTTTTTTGAAGCTGTAACGAGAACTTTGCAACAATAAGTGATAACAGGCAATATGAATGCTTTGTAGGTATTTACCAGTGTGGTACGGGCACATCCCCATGGACAACCGGCCAAGCGTTTGAGAATGTGCAGACGTTTTTCAGCCTTTTCAATCACACCTTCAATATGCAGTTTCCAGCTTAACTTATTGCCGAAAACCACCCCTAAATAGGTAAATTTATCCGTATGTAACAATTCTTGTTCCTTGTAAATAAGCTTTGGTCGTATATTTTGGTgcataaatgaaaaagtttgcACAACAGACTTACTTAGGTTTACcgtcatgtaatttttttactccaaTCAAATAGATCTTTAAGGGCTCTGTTTAAAGCCCTAACTGAGACaatataacattataaaaattattttaaataatatctagatgtttaaaaatgaaaatgggagaataaaatttgattcgAATGGTTACCTAACATTCTTTAGCAATAGAtgagtcatattttattgtatgaaagatttttagaaaaaaagcaattaaatggtttttagaTGCATGATCAAAAAAGTAACATGAGTAAaccatgttattattttaataaaaaacagattAAAGTAAGTATTTGtatcttatttattcattcttttactaatttttcaaatatttaactattttcttacGTTTTTACGACACATTAATACAACAGAATGCTTCTTTTTTACACGTGAAATGTAAAATTGTCTAAGCTACGAAAAGAAGCGCTGATGGTTTTTCccataaatttatagtttaagatCCTctgatattctaaaattatatttaagaaaaagttaaggaaaagtgctcattttatttaaattgaaaagcatATTGCATAAGCCGTGAGTATGTAGCGcatatacaaatattaatagaattcaGAATTAGTTACTGTTAACGTACTTGTTCCCACATTTTAGAAGTGCTCATATCTAAATCGCTATATGGTAATCTTAATCATTATCAATCAATCTTAATAATGATCTTTTCTGAATCAATTACTTGTATGTCTGAGAACACCTGTTATTCGGTGGAAGGAGCATTCCCACTGTCTGAGTGATGcgctaaagctgcacaatgggctataagcaacggtctgggaaaaaggcctgaggatgatccgaagacataccatcgcaattttgatcctctgcagaagggatggcctccctgctttggtagcccgacagcgaattgacaaaacataccgtagattGCAAAGGGTTGgctcccctctgcagaggatcaaaattgtgatggcatgtcttcggatcatcctcagggatgtttcccagaccgtcgccaatagcccattgtgcagctctagtgcgacgtaaatgaacaacaacaacaaaagttTGGCGAAAATTTCTTTTGGCGTTAAAGGAGCGTTCTCGCAAATCGCCAAACAGCTGTGTgcttatgattttgttttttttcggTATCGCATAACATTCAACAAGTTAGATATGGGTGCGACATTTCAATTAAGCGGGTCTTCATTTGATTCTTctgcatcaaataaaatataaagcgtatttttttgttatagcgcCGACATAATCGTTTGTATCTGTTGACTAAATTGTGTTTATtagcgttttttaaaaggtcGTAATAGAACtaagatagaaaaattacacattattacatattctatagtttcataactttcattaaatgtatttcgagTAGTGAAATTCTTTTCCTACTCATCCactaattagaattaataatttcacaataacctttaatccttaataatgaaatgattattataataaagtttgtttacttaaaagattaaaaaaaNNNNNNNNNNNNNNNNNNNNNNNNNNNNNNNNNNNNNNNNNNNNNNNNNNNNNNNNNNNNNNNNNNNNNNNNNNNNNNNNNNNNNNNNNNNNNNNNNNNNNNNNNNNNNNNNNNNNNNNNNNNNNNNNNNNNNNNNNNNNNNNNNNNNNNNNNNNNNNNNNNNNNNNNNNNNNNNNNNNNNNNNNNNNNNNNNNNNNNNNNNNNNNNNNNNNNNNNNNNNNNNNNNNNNNNNNNNNNNNNNNNNNNNNNNNNNNNNNNNNNNNNNNNNNNNNNNNNNNNNNNNNNNNNNNNNNNNNNNNNNNNNNNNNNNNNNNNNNNNNNNNNNNNNNNNNNNNNNNNNNNNNNNNNNNNNNNNNNNNNNNNNNNNNNNNNNNNNNNNNNNNNNNNNNNNNNNNNNNNNNNNNNNNNNNNNNNNNNNNNNNNNNNNNNNNNNNNNNNNNNNNNNNNNNNNNNNNNNNNNNNNNNNNNNNNNNNNNNNNNNNNNNNNNNNNNNNNNNNNNNNNNNNNNNNNNNNNNNNNNNNNNNNNNNNNNNNNNNNNNNNNNNNNNNNNNNNNNNNNNNNNNNNNNNNNNNNNNNNNNNNNNNNNNNNNNNNNNNNNNNNNNNNNNNNNNNNNNNNNNNNNNNNNNNNNNNNNNNNNNNNNNNNNNNNNNNNNNNNNNNNNNNNNNNNNNNNNNNNNNNNNNNNNNNNNNNNNNNNNNNNNNNNNNNNNNNNNNNNNNNNNNNNNNNNNNNNNNNNNNNNNNNNNNNNNNNNNNNNNNNNNNNNNNNNNNNNNNNNNNNNNNNNNNNNNNNNNNNNNNNNNNNNNNNNNNNNNNNNNNNNNNNNNNNNNNNNNNNNNNNNNNNNNNNNNNNNNNNNNNNNNNNNNNNNNNNNNNNNNNNNNNNNNNNNNNNNNNNNNNNNNNNNNNNNNNNNNNNNNNNNNNNNNNNNNNNNNNNNNNNNNNNNNNNNNNNNNNNNNNNNNNNNNNNNNNNNNNNNNNNNNNNNNNNNNNNNNNNNNNNNNNNNNNNNNNNNNNNNNNNNNNNNNNNNNNNNNNNNNNNNNNNNNNNNNNNNNNNNNNNNNNNNNNNNNNNNNNNNNNNN
This region of Parasteatoda tepidariorum isolate YZ-2023 chromosome X1, CAS_Ptep_4.0, whole genome shotgun sequence genomic DNA includes:
- the LOC139427088 gene encoding uncharacterized protein; protein product: MFTQVAPLLTSHQMLGIYSSIFSFHVPVGKHRTAFDGEVTALNVAQKQLIPRHLYKKVVILSDSKAAIQAIASKKMPISKNIQDSRALLEKLKIDGRQVTLQWIPGHCNIYGNEQADMLAKKGTKIIQQPNSNRSFHSTKFYIKNLMWKNWKVALSSRISLKSWVNILDRDISDRPREKTAVEFRLTVGHDCLAHHLHRIGIFTSPNCPLCRKFELIDRKHLMGCSAVRGDSEVKRYWSARLLLMSH